A region of bacterium DNA encodes the following proteins:
- a CDS encoding N-acetyl-gamma-glutamyl-phosphate reductase, protein MTRTLKAAVAGANGYAGMTLVHLLSRHPGVELAQLTSRSFAGRPYSDVFPLLELEGEFRPEPDPAGLDVVFSCLPHNVGAGKAAGWLAAGARVIDMSADFRLRDAGQYPTWYKQEHPAPELLSQAVFGLPELHEQQIKTAQLVAVPGCYSTAVILALAPAAAAGVIGSDVVVDAKSGVSGAGRSLAIGVHFSEVNESIGAYAIGGHRHVAEVTQELGHLLTASGRGGDLNVTFVPHLVPMTRGILVTCYFDLTGSLDELQETYREFYAGQPFTRVIGQSPATKLVTHSNLCLVNAGAQGRKAVVTATLDNLVKGASGQGVECFNLAFGFDRRTALEAPVQWP, encoded by the coding sequence ATGACCAGAACCCTGAAGGCCGCCGTGGCGGGCGCCAACGGATATGCCGGCATGACCCTGGTCCACCTCTTGTCGAGGCATCCGGGCGTGGAACTGGCCCAGCTGACCTCACGGTCGTTCGCCGGCCGGCCCTACTCCGACGTGTTCCCGCTGCTGGAGCTGGAGGGCGAGTTCCGGCCCGAGCCTGACCCGGCGGGGTTGGACGTCGTCTTCAGCTGCCTCCCGCACAACGTCGGCGCCGGCAAGGCCGCGGGCTGGCTCGCCGCCGGCGCTCGGGTGATCGACATGAGTGCCGACTTCCGGCTGCGCGACGCCGGCCAGTACCCCACCTGGTACAAGCAGGAGCACCCGGCTCCCGAGCTGCTGAGCCAGGCTGTCTTCGGGCTGCCCGAGCTTCACGAGCAACAGATCAAGACCGCCCAGCTGGTCGCCGTCCCGGGCTGTTATTCCACGGCCGTGATCCTGGCCCTGGCGCCGGCGGCGGCGGCCGGCGTGATCGGCTCGGACGTCGTCGTCGACGCCAAGTCGGGCGTCAGCGGGGCAGGGCGGTCACTGGCGATCGGCGTCCACTTCAGCGAGGTCAACGAGTCGATCGGGGCCTACGCCATCGGCGGGCACAGACATGTGGCGGAGGTGACGCAGGAGCTGGGTCACCTTCTCACCGCCAGTGGACGGGGAGGCGATCTGAACGTGACCTTCGTCCCCCATCTCGTGCCCATGACGCGCGGGATCCTGGTCACCTGCTACTTCGATCTCACGGGCTCCCTGGACGAACTGCAGGAGACATATCGAGAGTTCTATGCCGGCCAGCCGTTTACGAGGGTGATCGGCCAGAGCCCGGCGACCAAGCTCGTCACGCATTCCAACCTGTGCCTGGTCAACGCCGGCGCGCAGGGCAGGAAGGCGGTGGTGACCGCCACGCTCGACAACCTGGTCAAGGGGGCTTCCGGCCAGGGGGTCGAGTGCTTCAACCTCGCCTTCGGCTTCGATCGCAGGACCGCGCTGGAGGCGCCAGTCCAATGGCCGTGA
- the argJ gene encoding bifunctional glutamate N-acetyltransferase/amino-acid acetyltransferase ArgJ, whose translation MAVTYARGFRAGTAACGIKAFTAGASAIPSGQTDDLCVIHSASPCDTGGVFTTNKVKSASVVIDQLHLQHNRVQALAINSGNANACTGAQGFKDALLMAKLAADRLDLDPDQVLVSSTGVIGRNLPMNAVKAGIVEACGRLSADGGTAAARAIMTTDTVPKTAQLEVELGGTIVHVGGMCKGSGMIHPNMATMLAYITTDAAVEAGLMAGLVKSIADRSFNQVTVDGDSSTNDTFLMLANGAAGNEPIRAGSVEAERLEMVMLEVARDLARAVARDGEGATKLISVKVQNALSDAEARTAARAVASSSLVKSAVHGGDPNWGRIVCALGYSGAELALDKLHLSVGGLVVFERGSGVDVDLTAVRRAFEQPEIEIVATLGLADGRAEAWGCDLSEEYVRINAEYTT comes from the coding sequence ATGGCCGTGACCTATGCCCGAGGCTTTCGGGCGGGCACGGCCGCTTGCGGGATCAAGGCGTTCACGGCCGGCGCCTCCGCCATCCCGAGCGGCCAGACAGACGATCTGTGCGTCATTCATTCCGCGTCTCCATGCGACACCGGTGGCGTGTTCACGACCAACAAGGTGAAGTCCGCGTCGGTGGTCATCGACCAGCTTCACCTGCAGCACAACCGCGTCCAGGCGCTGGCGATCAACTCCGGCAATGCCAACGCCTGCACGGGCGCGCAGGGCTTCAAGGACGCCCTGCTGATGGCCAAGCTGGCCGCCGATCGGCTCGACCTCGACCCCGACCAGGTGCTGGTGAGCTCCACCGGCGTCATCGGGCGCAATCTGCCGATGAACGCGGTCAAGGCGGGCATCGTGGAGGCGTGTGGCAGGTTGAGTGCGGACGGCGGCACGGCTGCGGCGCGGGCCATCATGACCACAGACACGGTGCCCAAGACCGCCCAGCTCGAAGTCGAGCTCGGCGGCACGATCGTGCACGTCGGCGGCATGTGCAAGGGCTCGGGGATGATCCATCCGAACATGGCGACCATGCTCGCGTACATCACCACCGACGCCGCCGTCGAGGCCGGCCTGATGGCCGGGCTCGTGAAATCCATCGCCGATCGCAGCTTCAATCAGGTCACCGTCGATGGCGACAGCTCCACCAACGACACGTTTCTGATGCTCGCCAACGGCGCGGCGGGCAACGAGCCGATCCGGGCGGGCAGCGTCGAGGCGGAGCGGCTGGAGATGGTGATGCTGGAGGTTGCTCGTGACCTGGCGCGCGCGGTGGCGCGCGACGGGGAGGGTGCCACCAAGCTGATCAGCGTCAAGGTCCAGAACGCGCTGTCCGATGCCGAAGCGCGGACGGCGGCTCGCGCCGTCGCGTCGTCGAGCCTGGTCAAGAGCGCGGTCCATGGCGGGGATCCGAACTGGGGACGGATCGTATGCGCGCTCGGGTACAGTGGCGCCGAGCTCGCGCTGGACAAGCTCCACCTGTCGGTCGGCGGGTTGGTGGTCTTCGAGCGTGGGTCCGGGGTCGACGTCGACCTCACGGCCGTTCGCCGCGCGTTCGAGCAACCGGAGATTGAGATCGTGGCCACCCTTGGGCTGGCGGACGGCCGCGCCGAGGCCTGGGGCTGTGACCTTTCGGAGGAGTACGTGCGAATCAACGCCGAGTACACGACATGA
- the argB gene encoding acetylglutamate kinase — MTLTVEERAKVLVEALPYIKRFHGQIVVIKIGGNAIAQARDETLLDVVLLRYVGMQPVIVHGGGPEITSMSERLGLEATFKNGLRVTDEKTMEVVKMVLTGKVSPDLVAAIHRLGGQAVGMSGEDGPTIIAEPLEESMGFVGRVTQVNKEPITALLGRGYIPVIASIGLGYDGHAYNINADTVAAEIAVTLNAAKVILLTDVPGVLGVDGNVVAVLSREDARQRIEAGEVTGGMIPKLEACLRALDRVPFAHIVDGRTQHALLLELFTEAGIGTMVTP; from the coding sequence ATGACGCTGACAGTCGAAGAGCGCGCGAAGGTCCTGGTCGAGGCGCTGCCCTACATCAAGCGATTCCACGGCCAGATCGTGGTGATCAAGATCGGCGGCAACGCCATCGCACAGGCGCGTGACGAAACCCTGCTCGACGTGGTGCTGCTGCGCTACGTGGGCATGCAGCCGGTGATCGTCCACGGCGGGGGGCCGGAGATAACCTCCATGAGCGAGCGCCTGGGCCTCGAGGCGACCTTCAAGAACGGCCTTCGCGTCACCGACGAGAAGACGATGGAGGTCGTCAAGATGGTGCTGACCGGCAAGGTGAGCCCCGATCTGGTCGCGGCCATCCACCGGCTCGGCGGCCAGGCCGTCGGCATGAGCGGCGAGGACGGGCCGACGATCATCGCCGAGCCGCTCGAAGAGTCCATGGGATTCGTCGGCCGCGTGACGCAGGTGAACAAGGAGCCCATCACGGCGCTCCTCGGCCGCGGCTACATCCCGGTCATCGCCTCGATCGGGCTCGGCTATGACGGCCACGCGTACAACATCAACGCGGACACGGTCGCGGCGGAGATCGCGGTCACCCTGAACGCGGCCAAGGTCATCCTTCTGACCGACGTCCCCGGCGTGCTCGGAGTCGACGGCAACGTCGTCGCGGTGCTGTCGCGCGAGGACGCGCGGCAGAGAATCGAGGCGGGCGAGGTCACCGGCGGCATGATCCCCAAGCTCGAAGCCTGCCTGCGGGCCCTCGACCGCGTCCCGTTCGCGCACATCGTCGACGGCCGCACCCAGCATGCTCTGCTCCTCGAGCTGTTCACCGAGGCGGGCATCGGGACGATGGTGACCCCCTGA
- a CDS encoding acetylornithine transaminase, producing the protein MSTGRRLPVTFVRGQGCLLYDDGGREYLDLVAGIAVNLLGHAHPDVVAAVTAQSRTLIHTSNLYFTQPQVDLARRLVELSFPARVFFCNSGTEANEAAIKLARKWGTRQRDGAFEIITATGSFHGRTLAAVTAGGQHKYSDPFKPLPEGFVHVPYNDLEALKAATGARTVAVMLEPVMGEIGVIPSAPGYLAAVRRWCDANNLLLILDEVQTGLGRTGRWFAHQHHGITPDVMTLAKGLGGGLPIGACLAAPRADVFEPGDHGSTFGGNPVACAAALAVLTVIERDGLVGHAAEVGEMLRTALLDLGAGEVRGLGLMQALEFAEPRAKAFQQASLDAGLIVNAVDDNSVRLVPPLIITPAEIDRAHTTMRQVLR; encoded by the coding sequence ATGTCGACCGGCCGGCGCCTGCCGGTCACGTTCGTGCGCGGTCAGGGCTGCCTCCTCTACGACGACGGCGGGCGGGAATACCTCGACCTGGTCGCCGGGATCGCGGTCAACCTGCTCGGCCACGCGCATCCCGACGTGGTGGCGGCTGTGACCGCCCAGTCCCGAACGCTGATCCACACCTCCAACCTCTACTTCACCCAGCCGCAGGTCGATCTCGCCCGCCGCCTCGTCGAGCTGTCCTTCCCAGCGCGTGTGTTCTTCTGCAACTCCGGGACGGAGGCCAACGAGGCGGCGATCAAGCTCGCTCGCAAGTGGGGGACGCGCCAGCGCGACGGCGCTTTCGAGATCATCACGGCCACCGGTTCGTTCCATGGGCGCACGCTCGCCGCCGTGACCGCCGGCGGGCAGCACAAGTACTCCGATCCGTTCAAGCCGCTTCCTGAAGGCTTCGTGCACGTGCCCTACAACGACCTCGAGGCCTTGAAGGCGGCGACCGGCGCGCGGACGGTGGCGGTGATGCTCGAACCCGTGATGGGGGAGATCGGCGTCATCCCGAGCGCGCCCGGCTACCTGGCCGCGGTGCGCCGCTGGTGCGACGCGAACAACCTGCTCCTCATCCTCGACGAGGTCCAGACCGGCCTGGGGCGCACCGGGCGATGGTTCGCGCACCAGCACCACGGCATCACACCGGACGTCATGACGCTCGCCAAGGGCCTGGGCGGAGGCCTGCCGATCGGAGCGTGCCTCGCCGCTCCGCGCGCCGACGTCTTCGAACCCGGCGACCACGGCTCGACGTTTGGCGGCAATCCGGTGGCCTGCGCGGCCGCCCTCGCGGTGCTGACCGTCATCGAGCGCGACGGCCTGGTCGGGCACGCGGCGGAGGTGGGCGAGATGCTGCGGACGGCCCTGCTCGACCTCGGCGCCGGGGAGGTTCGTGGACTGGGGCTGATGCAGGCCCTCGAGTTCGCCGAGCCGCGCGCCAAAGCCTTTCAGCAAGCTTCCTTGGACGCCGGGCTGATCGTCAACGCGGTCGACGACAACTCGGTGCGGCTGGTGCCGCCGCTGATCATCACGCCGGCCGAGATCGACCGGGCCCACACCACGATGCGGCAGGTCCTCAGGTGA
- a CDS encoding ArgR family transcriptional regulator yields MTVTKNERHQAILDLVNRGSAHTQHEIATALARRGVRATQATVSRDIQELGLVRAGSGYRSSAAMVRELVLSVELVEPVAVIKTPPGTANLVARRIDEAALPGIAGTVAGDDTIIAVLRKRGAGRALKELLTHAG; encoded by the coding sequence GTGACCGTCACCAAAAACGAGCGGCACCAGGCCATCCTCGATCTGGTGAATCGCGGCTCGGCGCACACGCAGCACGAGATCGCCACCGCGCTCGCGCGGCGTGGCGTGAGGGCGACCCAGGCCACGGTCTCTCGCGACATCCAGGAGCTGGGGCTGGTTCGCGCGGGCAGCGGCTATCGCAGCTCCGCCGCCATGGTGCGAGAGCTGGTGCTGTCGGTCGAGCTGGTGGAGCCCGTGGCGGTGATCAAGACCCCGCCCGGCACGGCGAACCTGGTCGCCAGGCGGATCGACGAGGCGGCGCTGCCAGGCATCGCCGGCACGGTGGCGGGGGACGACACGATCATCGCCGTCCTGCGCAAGCGGGGCGCCGGCCGCGCCTTGAAGGAGCTCCTGACCCATGCCGGCTAA
- a CDS encoding argininosuccinate synthase yields MPAKKLVLAYSGGLDTSVAIRWLKDRGWDVIAFTVDLGEKKDLDAIQARALKIGASAAYVADGRTPFLQLFVWPSLQAGAVYEKEYPLATALGRPLIAAMMVEVARREGAAAIAHGCTGKGNDQVRFDVATAALAPELEVVAPVREWDMNRDDEIEYATKHGIEVPATVRSPYSTDENLWGRSIEAGVLEDPWAEAPRDVYSWTRDPRECPDEPIYVEIGFKHGLPVALDGKAVDPLELVTELNRIGGENGVGRIDHLENRLVGIKSREIYEAPAAVLLLQAHQALEDITLPKEVARFKDLVAQHWAQMVYDGLWFSPLRDALHAFVTETQRHVTGDVRLKLFKGSSQVVGRKGPQQLYQLSLATYGKGDVFDQSAAAGFIKLWGMGVRTSTQVQGQLHARELGSLLGDVKRLTP; encoded by the coding sequence ATGCCGGCTAAGAAACTCGTGCTCGCCTACTCGGGCGGACTCGACACTTCGGTGGCGATCCGGTGGCTGAAGGATCGGGGCTGGGACGTGATCGCCTTCACCGTCGACCTGGGAGAGAAGAAGGACCTCGACGCCATCCAGGCCCGAGCCCTGAAGATCGGGGCGTCGGCAGCGTACGTGGCGGACGGACGCACGCCCTTCCTCCAGCTGTTCGTCTGGCCGTCGCTGCAGGCTGGGGCCGTGTACGAGAAGGAGTATCCGCTGGCGACGGCTCTGGGCCGTCCGCTGATCGCGGCCATGATGGTCGAGGTCGCCCGGCGCGAAGGAGCGGCGGCGATCGCCCACGGTTGCACCGGCAAGGGCAACGACCAGGTGAGGTTCGACGTCGCCACCGCCGCGCTTGCGCCAGAGCTCGAGGTGGTCGCTCCCGTGCGCGAATGGGACATGAACCGCGACGACGAGATCGAGTACGCGACCAAGCACGGCATCGAGGTGCCCGCGACCGTGCGCTCGCCTTACTCGACCGACGAGAACCTCTGGGGCCGTTCGATCGAAGCCGGCGTGCTCGAGGACCCCTGGGCCGAGGCCCCGCGCGACGTGTACAGCTGGACGCGCGATCCGCGCGAGTGCCCGGACGAGCCCATCTACGTCGAGATCGGATTCAAGCACGGCCTCCCGGTGGCCCTGGACGGCAAGGCCGTCGACCCGCTGGAGCTGGTGACAGAGCTCAACCGGATCGGCGGCGAAAACGGAGTCGGACGGATCGACCATCTGGAGAACCGCCTGGTCGGCATCAAGTCGCGCGAGATCTATGAGGCGCCGGCGGCCGTGCTCCTCCTCCAGGCCCACCAGGCCCTGGAGGACATCACCCTGCCCAAAGAGGTGGCCAGGTTCAAGGACCTCGTGGCGCAGCACTGGGCGCAGATGGTCTACGACGGCCTCTGGTTCAGCCCGCTGCGCGATGCGCTCCACGCCTTCGTCACCGAAACCCAGCGTCACGTGACCGGCGACGTGCGCCTGAAGCTCTTCAAGGGCTCGTCGCAGGTGGTCGGGCGCAAGGGCCCGCAGCAGCTCTATCAGCTGTCGCTGGCGACGTACGGCAAGGGCGACGTCTTCGACCAGTCCGCGGCCGCCGGGTTCATCAAGCTGTGGGGCATGGGGGTGCGCACCTCGAC